A single region of the Acidobacteriota bacterium genome encodes:
- a CDS encoding protein-L-isoaspartate(D-aspartate) O-methyltransferase, protein MVADAYAYRRAQMVESLQRGGITDRRVIEVMAEVPRHLFVPEAFRHQAYDDDVSIHIGEGQTISQPRIVALMSEAARIQAADRVLEIGTGSGYQAAVLARLARFVFTIERVASLARQAKTVLDHLGVDNVSVKVMDGTLGWRAQAPFDAILVTAGAPEVPNPLVDQLADGGRLVVPVGPREAQVLKIVERRGERTFAHELKGACFVPLIGRHGWEEQTS, encoded by the coding sequence GTGGTGGCTGACGCCTACGCATACCGCAGGGCGCAGATGGTGGAATCCCTCCAGCGGGGCGGGATCACCGATCGGCGCGTGATCGAGGTGATGGCCGAAGTTCCCCGTCATCTTTTTGTACCGGAGGCGTTTCGCCATCAGGCCTACGACGATGACGTATCGATTCACATCGGCGAAGGCCAGACGATCTCGCAGCCGAGGATTGTGGCCCTGATGAGCGAGGCGGCGCGAATCCAGGCGGCGGATCGCGTGCTCGAGATCGGCACCGGCTCCGGCTACCAGGCGGCGGTGTTGGCGAGGCTCGCCCGCTTCGTCTTCACCATCGAGAGGGTCGCCTCGCTTGCCCGCCAGGCAAAGACCGTGCTCGACCACCTCGGAGTCGATAACGTCAGCGTAAAGGTCATGGACGGCACTCTCGGGTGGCGGGCGCAGGCGCCGTTCGACGCGATTCTGGTCACCGCGGGTGCACCGGAGGTGCCGAATCCTCTGGTCGATCAGCTCGCCGACGGAGGACGCCTGGTCGTACCGGTCGGTCCGCGCGAAGCCCAGGTGTTGAAGATCGTCGAGCGCCGCGGCGAGAGGACCTTTGCGCATGAGCTGAAAGGTGCGTGCTTCGTTCCGTTGATCGGCCGCCACGGCTGGGAGGAACAGACCTCTTGA
- the surE gene encoding 5'/3'-nucleotidase SurE produces the protein MAKPRILVTNDDGYTSEGIQVLADALEALAEVWVVAPNSEQSAVSHALTLDRPLRIERLGERRISVDGTPTDCVAIALSNLMNGDEPDLVVSGINFGYNMGADVHYSGTVSAAFEGVILGVPAMAVSLGVGEGLSFHLAAKFAREVAEWILEHGLPQNTLLNVNVPVGTPLGVKLTRLGVRRYTEGVIEETDPRGRRIFWIGGGQPVWEPIPDTDFHEVASGYVSVTPLHLDMTDRRSLDRMRERAPSWVESIGGEDI, from the coding sequence ATGGCAAAGCCGCGAATTCTCGTCACCAACGACGACGGATACACCTCGGAGGGCATTCAGGTCCTGGCCGACGCGCTCGAAGCATTGGCCGAGGTCTGGGTGGTGGCTCCGAACAGCGAGCAGTCCGCGGTCTCGCACGCGTTGACCCTCGACCGGCCCCTGCGCATCGAGCGGCTCGGCGAGCGCCGGATCTCGGTCGACGGTACGCCGACCGACTGTGTCGCGATCGCTCTGTCGAATCTCATGAACGGCGACGAGCCGGATCTCGTGGTGTCGGGCATCAATTTCGGCTACAACATGGGCGCCGATGTTCACTACTCGGGAACCGTTTCAGCCGCCTTCGAAGGCGTGATCCTCGGTGTGCCGGCGATGGCGGTGTCGCTGGGAGTGGGGGAGGGCCTCAGCTTCCACTTGGCGGCGAAGTTCGCGCGCGAGGTCGCCGAGTGGATCCTCGAGCACGGTCTCCCACAGAACACATTGCTCAACGTCAACGTGCCGGTCGGGACTCCGCTGGGAGTGAAGCTCACGCGGCTTGGCGTGCGGCGCTACACCGAGGGCGTAATCGAGGAGACCGATCCGCGCGGGCGAAGGATCTTCTGGATTGGCGGCGGGCAGCCTGTGTGGGAGCCGATTCCGGACACCGATTTTCACGAGGTGGCTTCGGGCTACGTCTCGGTGACGCCCCTTCATCTCGATATGACGGACCGCAGGTCGCTCGACCGAATGCGCGAGCGTGCTCCCTCGTGGGTCGAGTCGATCGGCGGCGAGGACATCTGA
- a CDS encoding transposase gives MAEKNRLRRTESKVVKASLRSHIRFLDRQLEKTETALSDLIKASPAWQEDVNLLTSVPGIGQLTAANLTVMLPEIGSIGRRQIAKLVGVAPLSRDSGLSRGSRSIWGGRAHVRKVLYMSTLVATRYNPVISALYTRLIDRGKPKKVAIVACMRKLLIICNAIVRDRSSWTPELAATRS, from the coding sequence GTGGCTGAAAAGAACCGCCTTCGGCGTACAGAGTCAAAAGTCGTCAAAGCCTCCCTGCGGTCCCACATTCGCTTTCTCGATCGACAGCTCGAAAAAACGGAGACAGCTCTATCCGATCTGATCAAGGCGAGCCCGGCCTGGCAAGAGGACGTCAATCTCTTGACCTCCGTACCTGGCATCGGACAGCTCACTGCCGCAAACCTCACCGTCATGCTTCCGGAGATTGGATCCATCGGTCGAAGGCAGATTGCCAAACTCGTCGGCGTTGCTCCCCTAAGCCGAGACTCCGGTCTCAGCCGCGGCTCTCGATCCATCTGGGGAGGACGAGCCCACGTCAGGAAGGTCCTGTATATGTCGACATTGGTGGCCACTCGATATAACCCTGTCATATCGGCCCTTTACACTCGTCTCATCGATCGTGGCAAACCGAAAAAGGTAGCAATCGTCGCCTGCATGCGAAAGCTACTCATCATCTGCAATGCGATCGTCCGAGATCGCTCGTCCTGGACACCTGAACTCGCTGCAACCCGTTCTTGA
- a CDS encoding thiamine pyrophosphate-dependent enzyme → MSREILLGDEAIGLGAIHAGLSGVYGYPGTPSTEIFEFVERRTKKSGDVHAFWSTNEKVAYEEALGMSWAGKRALVCMKHVGLNVAADAFMNSAVTGTNGGLVLAVADDPGMHSSQNEQDSRYFAQFALIPCFEPRNQQECYDMMFEAFELSEELAVPVMVRLVTRIAHSRAGVATREKLPQNELHPDKQIKKWTLLPVNARVQYKGLTEKQPELLRLSEESSHNSLVIRGKSGVIACGLAGNYLFENLDSDHDYSVLSLSQYPLPAGLVRSLVDHVDELLILEDGYPLVESTVRGLFGLEGVRVKGRMTGEVPRTGELNPDIVRQALGMDPLPTAYEPTPEIANRPPALCKGCPHTDSFRALNEALNNFDNPQVFSDIGCYTLAALPPLEAVHSCVAMGASIGMAAGAAHAGYSPAVAAIGDSTFSHGGITPLLSAVQQNVNLNVLVVDNSTVGMTGTQRSMSTGQTLDQIILGTGISEDHFRIIEPTPRNHDQNVQVMREELAFDGPSVIVARRACIESLKRKSN, encoded by the coding sequence ATGAGCAGAGAGATCCTCCTCGGTGATGAGGCCATCGGCCTCGGCGCAATCCACGCCGGGCTGAGTGGTGTCTACGGCTACCCCGGGACGCCGTCGACCGAGATCTTCGAGTTCGTCGAGCGCCGCACCAAGAAATCCGGCGACGTCCACGCCTTCTGGTCGACCAACGAAAAGGTCGCCTACGAAGAGGCGTTGGGAATGAGCTGGGCCGGCAAGCGGGCGCTGGTCTGCATGAAGCACGTCGGTCTCAACGTGGCCGCCGATGCGTTCATGAACTCCGCCGTTACCGGCACCAACGGAGGCCTCGTCCTCGCCGTTGCAGACGACCCCGGCATGCACTCGTCGCAGAACGAGCAGGACAGCCGCTATTTCGCCCAGTTCGCACTCATCCCCTGCTTCGAGCCGCGCAACCAGCAGGAGTGCTACGACATGATGTTTGAGGCCTTCGAGCTTTCGGAGGAGCTGGCGGTTCCGGTGATGGTTCGGCTCGTCACCCGCATCGCCCACAGTCGGGCAGGAGTGGCCACCAGGGAGAAGCTCCCCCAGAACGAGCTCCACCCCGACAAGCAGATCAAGAAGTGGACCCTGCTGCCGGTCAATGCCAGGGTTCAGTACAAGGGCCTGACGGAGAAGCAGCCGGAACTGCTTCGTCTTTCCGAGGAAAGCTCGCACAACTCGCTCGTAATTCGAGGCAAGAGCGGTGTGATTGCCTGCGGCCTTGCGGGCAACTATCTCTTCGAGAATCTCGACTCCGACCACGACTACTCGGTCCTTTCGCTCAGCCAGTACCCGCTGCCGGCCGGCCTCGTTCGCTCACTCGTCGATCATGTCGACGAGCTGTTGATCCTCGAGGACGGATATCCCCTGGTTGAAAGCACGGTACGGGGCCTCTTCGGGCTCGAGGGAGTCCGCGTCAAGGGCCGCATGACCGGCGAGGTCCCCCGTACGGGCGAGCTCAATCCGGACATCGTCCGCCAGGCGCTAGGAATGGATCCCCTTCCCACCGCCTACGAGCCGACACCCGAGATCGCCAATCGGCCGCCGGCGCTGTGCAAGGGCTGCCCGCACACCGACTCCTTCCGCGCCCTCAACGAGGCCCTCAACAACTTCGACAACCCGCAGGTCTTCTCCGATATCGGCTGCTACACACTGGCGGCCCTGCCTCCGCTGGAAGCGGTCCACAGCTGCGTCGCGATGGGCGCTTCGATCGGAATGGCCGCCGGTGCCGCCCACGCCGGTTATTCTCCGGCGGTGGCCGCGATCGGCGACAGCACGTTTTCACACGGCGGCATCACTCCGCTGCTGTCAGCGGTTCAGCAAAACGTCAACCTGAATGTGTTGGTGGTCGACAACAGCACCGTCGGGATGACGGGCACGCAGCGGTCGATGTCGACCGGCCAGACTCTCGACCAGATCATTCTCGGTACCGGAATCTCCGAGGACCACTTCCGAATCATCGAGCCGACCCCGCGCAACCACGATCAGAACGTGCAGGTGATGCGGGAGGAGCTGGCATTCGACGGGCCGAGCGTGATCGTCGCCCGACGCGCCTGCATCGAGTCCCTGAAGAGGAAATCGAACTGA
- a CDS encoding acetate--CoA ligase family protein, producing the protein MAIDNERIDQILAAAHTQGRTNLYEHECYDIQEAIGAEAAPAYRLIPIGARPTAADLDHLTGDKVVLKVVSPDITHKTEAKGVRIVAREIGAVEAAFDLMLREVPETYAAYLEDHQGEVPPNLAGRRGHGLEQRITDRIVGILLCSYMPPDAQGFATELFVGIRLTEEFGPIITAGLGGVEMELLARQTRKGAAVAIAPTGTTNGEQFFELFRGTLSYDRLSGAMRGSRRLLDDTILIECFQAYVDLANHFSAMNADAAFHLEEVEVNPYAASGGRMAPLDGVCRFCPATRRAEPRPIDKIGSLLKPASAGIIGVSEHSHNMGRIILENIIAAGFDQEKVAIVHPSATEIDGIPCVASVADLPEKVDLFVVAVGAAQVASVIEDLIGHDKAKTVILIPGGIGEKEGSQDLETKLRERIREAHHRNGGGPLFLGGNSLGVISHPGHFDTMFIPDAKLPKSRGKHARKLCFISQSGAFIISTLSRMPWLDPAYALSIGNQIDLTAGDLLSYIKDDPEVEVFAVYMEGFQPCDGYTFAAAVKETVALGKDVVFYKAGRTSEGRSATAGHTASVAGDYAVCENAIAQAGAFVAGDFNEFSDFLRVTLPLRGKTAAGNRLAAISNAGYESVGMADSIRRNGAELILPPFTARTDEALAKVLADNRLAGLVDVKNPFDITPMAGDTVYADILVEVLGDDGVDAAAVGIVPLTPALQTLAPGEGHRESILDPGSIAQLLPGVAKSSDKPVIAVVDSGVLFDPLVEALRAGGLPVFRSADRAVRALCKWVDVKRHFTPSK; encoded by the coding sequence ATGGCCATCGACAACGAACGAATTGACCAGATTCTCGCGGCCGCCCATACACAGGGCCGAACGAATCTCTACGAACACGAGTGCTATGACATTCAGGAGGCCATCGGCGCCGAGGCGGCTCCAGCATACCGCCTGATCCCGATCGGCGCGCGTCCGACGGCCGCCGACCTCGACCACCTGACCGGCGACAAAGTGGTGCTCAAGGTGGTGTCTCCCGACATCACCCACAAGACCGAGGCCAAGGGCGTGCGCATCGTCGCCCGCGAGATCGGGGCGGTCGAGGCGGCTTTCGATCTCATGCTTCGTGAGGTGCCCGAGACCTACGCCGCTTACCTCGAAGACCACCAGGGTGAGGTCCCGCCGAACCTCGCGGGCCGGCGCGGGCACGGTCTCGAGCAGCGCATCACGGATCGTATCGTCGGCATCCTCCTCTGCTCCTACATGCCTCCCGACGCTCAGGGATTTGCTACCGAGCTCTTCGTCGGCATTCGTCTGACCGAGGAGTTCGGGCCCATCATCACCGCCGGCCTCGGCGGAGTCGAGATGGAGCTCCTCGCCCGTCAGACACGGAAGGGAGCGGCGGTCGCGATCGCGCCAACCGGCACCACGAATGGCGAGCAATTCTTCGAGCTCTTCCGCGGCACATTGAGCTACGACCGTCTCTCGGGCGCCATGCGAGGATCACGGCGCCTGCTCGACGATACGATTCTCATCGAGTGCTTCCAGGCATACGTCGATCTCGCCAACCATTTCTCGGCGATGAACGCCGACGCCGCATTCCACCTCGAAGAGGTCGAGGTCAACCCGTATGCGGCTTCGGGAGGACGGATGGCACCGCTCGACGGCGTCTGCCGATTCTGCCCGGCGACCCGACGCGCAGAGCCACGACCGATCGACAAGATCGGCAGCCTGCTCAAGCCGGCCTCGGCAGGGATCATCGGCGTCTCCGAGCACAGCCACAACATGGGCCGTATCATCCTCGAAAACATCATCGCCGCCGGCTTCGACCAGGAGAAGGTGGCGATCGTCCATCCGTCTGCCACCGAGATTGACGGCATTCCGTGTGTTGCGAGCGTAGCCGACCTCCCCGAAAAGGTGGATCTCTTCGTCGTCGCCGTCGGCGCCGCCCAGGTAGCTTCCGTCATCGAGGACCTGATCGGGCACGACAAGGCCAAAACGGTGATCCTCATTCCCGGAGGCATCGGCGAGAAGGAAGGCAGCCAGGATCTCGAGACGAAGCTCAGGGAACGGATCCGCGAGGCCCACCACCGCAACGGCGGCGGCCCACTGTTCCTCGGCGGCAATTCGCTCGGGGTGATCTCCCACCCCGGGCACTTCGACACGATGTTCATCCCGGACGCCAAGCTCCCGAAATCGCGAGGCAAGCACGCGCGAAAACTCTGCTTCATCTCCCAGTCCGGCGCCTTCATCATCTCGACCCTCAGCCGCATGCCGTGGCTGGACCCGGCCTACGCCCTCTCGATTGGAAACCAGATCGACCTGACCGCCGGAGACCTCCTTTCGTACATCAAGGACGACCCTGAGGTCGAGGTCTTCGCGGTCTATATGGAAGGATTCCAGCCCTGCGACGGATACACCTTTGCGGCCGCCGTCAAGGAGACGGTGGCGCTCGGCAAGGACGTGGTCTTCTACAAGGCCGGCCGCACCTCGGAGGGCCGCTCGGCCACCGCCGGCCACACCGCCTCGGTTGCCGGCGACTACGCGGTCTGCGAGAACGCGATCGCCCAGGCCGGCGCCTTCGTCGCCGGCGACTTCAACGAGTTTTCCGACTTTCTGCGCGTCACCCTTCCCCTCCGTGGCAAAACGGCCGCGGGCAATCGGCTGGCAGCAATCTCCAATGCCGGTTACGAGTCAGTGGGCATGGCGGACTCCATTCGCCGAAACGGGGCCGAGCTCATCCTGCCCCCGTTCACGGCGAGGACCGATGAAGCGCTCGCCAAGGTTCTCGCCGACAACAGGCTCGCCGGGCTGGTCGACGTCAAGAATCCGTTCGACATCACGCCGATGGCCGGCGACACGGTCTACGCCGACATCCTCGTCGAGGTGCTGGGTGACGACGGCGTCGATGCGGCGGCGGTCGGCATCGTGCCGCTCACTCCGGCACTGCAGACGCTCGCGCCGGGCGAAGGACATCGGGAGTCCATCCTCGACCCGGGCTCGATCGCACAGCTCCTGCCCGGCGTCGCGAAGTCGAGCGACAAGCCTGTGATCGCGGTGGTCGACTCCGGAGTGCTCTTCGACCCTCTCGTGGAAGCACTGCGAGCGGGAGGATTGCCGGTGTTTCGGTCAGCCGACAGAGCGGTGCGGGCACTGTGCAAGTGGGTAGATGTGAAAAGGCATTTCACGCCATCGAAATGA
- a CDS encoding secondary thiamine-phosphate synthase enzyme YjbQ: protein MKSLTRKLVLNITERMEFVNITPQVEEAVRESGVTEGLCLVNAMHITASVFINDDEPGLHRDYKRWLEELAPFDPSTERYHHNRTGEDNADAHHKRQIMGREVVVAITDGRLDFGPWEQIFYGEFDGRRQKRVLIKIIGE, encoded by the coding sequence ATGAAATCACTGACCAGAAAGCTCGTCTTGAACATCACAGAGCGGATGGAGTTCGTGAACATCACGCCGCAGGTCGAGGAAGCGGTGCGGGAGTCGGGAGTCACCGAGGGTCTGTGCCTGGTCAACGCGATGCACATCACGGCCTCGGTCTTCATCAACGACGACGAACCGGGGCTTCACCGCGACTACAAGCGCTGGCTCGAGGAGCTCGCGCCTTTCGATCCCTCAACCGAGCGCTACCACCACAACCGCACCGGCGAGGACAACGCCGACGCCCATCACAAGCGGCAGATCATGGGCCGCGAGGTGGTGGTGGCAATCACCGACGGCCGGCTCGACTTCGGCCCCTGGGAACAGATCTTCTACGGTGAGTTTGACGGAAGACGGCAGAAGAGGGTGTTGATCAAAATCATTGGCGAGTGA
- a CDS encoding EamA family transporter, which produces MTKNTHDFSIAGLLCLFVTYIVWGSTYLAIRVAVREDAGWGPFWLGAMRVLVAAAVLFALNALRGVRLKPTRSELGVVVTTGLLLWVGGNGAVNWAEQRIDSGLAALIVGTMPIWVAVMESLIDRRRPSLLLSTSLLTGFVGLVVLTYPMIEDGVRSDVLGVVAVIFAAISWGFGSIVVNRRQPKLDPIAISGWQQLAGGAGFVLIALMVAEPAPRPTTEAWAAWGYLVVFGSLLAYTCFVYALKVLPTTVVMTYAYVNPVIAVLLGWLILSEPITSYTVAGMVLIVGGVYGVFRDKGRRQTPNSEV; this is translated from the coding sequence GCCATTCGGGTGGCGGTACGCGAGGACGCCGGGTGGGGACCGTTCTGGCTCGGCGCGATGAGAGTCCTGGTGGCGGCGGCGGTGCTCTTCGCGCTCAACGCCCTTCGCGGCGTGCGGCTCAAACCAACGCGGAGCGAGCTCGGGGTCGTGGTAACGACCGGATTGCTGCTGTGGGTCGGCGGTAACGGAGCCGTCAACTGGGCGGAGCAACGGATCGATTCCGGACTGGCTGCACTGATCGTCGGTACGATGCCGATATGGGTTGCCGTGATGGAGAGCCTGATCGACCGCCGCCGGCCGTCGTTGTTGCTCTCGACCTCGTTGCTCACCGGTTTTGTCGGGCTGGTTGTCTTGACCTATCCGATGATCGAGGACGGTGTCCGATCGGACGTCCTGGGCGTGGTCGCCGTCATCTTCGCGGCAATCAGCTGGGGCTTCGGTTCGATCGTGGTCAACCGGCGCCAGCCGAAGCTGGATCCGATCGCGATCTCGGGCTGGCAGCAGCTGGCGGGGGGCGCAGGGTTCGTGCTGATCGCGCTGATGGTGGCGGAGCCGGCGCCGCGACCCACCACCGAGGCGTGGGCGGCGTGGGGCTACCTGGTGGTCTTCGGTTCGCTGCTGGCCTACACCTGCTTCGTCTACGCCCTGAAGGTGTTGCCGACAACGGTGGTCATGACCTACGCCTACGTCAATCCGGTGATCGCAGTGCTCCTCGGATGGCTGATTCTCTCGGAGCCGATCACCAGCTACACGGTCGCAGGAATGGTGCTCATTGTTGGCGGCGTTTATGGCGTGTTCAGGGATAAAGGCAGGCGGCAGACGCCGAATTCGGAAGTCTGA